The DNA region GGCCGCGGCTCGGCACGGTCGGCTGGCCGCTGCCCGGCACGCGCGTCCGGATCGCGCAGGACGGCGAGATCCTGCTCAGCGGGGAGCAGGTGTTCCGCGGCTACTGGGATCCGCAGGCGGGTGGTGTGGTGCCGGCCGACCAGGAGGGCTGGTTCGCCACCGGTGACCTCGGTGAACTGGACGACGACGGCTACCTCACCATCACCGGCCGCAAGAAGGACATCCTCATCACCACCAGCGGCAAGAACGTGGCCCCCGCGCCGCTGGAGGACTGGCTCCGTGCCCATCCCCTCATCAACCAGTGCGTGGTCGTCGGTGACAACCGCCCCTACATCACCGCCCTGTTGACCCTCGATGCCGAGGGCATGGCCCACTGGTGCCGGATGACCGCCAAGTCGGACGTCCCCGTCGCCACGCTGGTCACCGACCCCGATCTCCTGGCCGTCCTCCAGCGCGCCGTCGACGACGCCAACCGCCTCGTCTCCCGGGCCGAGTCGATCCGCCGCTTCACCGTCCTCCCCCTCAACTTCACGGAGACGGCGGGCCACTTGACCCCGACGATGAAGCTCCGCCGGGCCGTGGTGACGAGAGAGTTCGCCCGAGAAATCGACGAACTGTACGCGGAGTAGGCCCCCGGCCGGGTTTCCTCGCCCCCGCCGCCCCTACCCATTCCCGTCCCTGGGGGCCAGCCCCCGAACCCCCGCTCCTCAAACGCCGGAGGGGCTGAAGATTTCGCAGCCCGGGCCGACATTTCAGCCCGTCCGGCGTTTGAGGACGAGCGCGTCAGCCCGATGCGGGGGTCTGGGGGCGGAGCCCCAGGGACGGGACGGGCAGGGGCGGCGGGGGCGAGGAAGGCCGTCCCTGCTTGCGCTTCGTCTTCAGCAGCTGCTCCCGCAACCTCGCCTCCGTACCGGGCGAGGGCTGGGCCCCGGCGGACGCGGTCGAGGCGCGGGCGGCACTGAGCGCGTGAGCGGGCGTCGCCCAGTGCCTGAGAAGGCAGGAGGAGCCGTCCGGAAAGGCAGGAGCCCCCGCACCTGACGGTGTAGGGGCTCCTTGGGTACTTCTACTCGGTTCCGGATCAGAGTATTGGGCTCATGGAGCCAAGACTCGGCCGAAGGATCAGACGGGGGTGACGTTCTCCGCCTGCGGGCCCTTCGGACCCTGGGTCACGTCGAAGGTAACCGCCTGGTTCTCTTCGAGAGAGCGGAATCCGCTCGCGTTGATCGCGGAGTAGTGGACGAAGACGTCCGGGCCGCCGCCTTCCTGGGCGATGAAACCAAAGCCCTTTTCAGCGTTGAACCACTTCACGGTTCCGGTAGCCATAAGCCCTCCTTGGGCCCAAAGGGTTGCCCTGCTCCAGAACCTGCAAGGTGTAAACAAAAGCTTGTAAACAACTGCATTCGTCTGAAAACGACGAGAGCCCGCGGTCACATGCTCCGCAGGCTCTGTACTGCAAGGGAAACCAAACTGCAACTTGCGACGAGCGTACCCACGAGGGCAGCCGAAAGCAATAGAGGGCAAGATCACGTCACCCGGAAGTTTGGCGGGGTCGCCCGATGGGTTGACGTTGAGGTATCACTTGGCGTCACAGGGGTTGACAGGAGCGGGCTAGATCCTTTCGGAAACCACTCGGGACCCTGAAGCCTGCACCGTACCCCATGGGCGCTAGCCTCGCGATGTGGACAATTCTCCCGAGTCTCCCGAGGGGCGTCCCGGCGCCCGCCCGTCCAGGCCGCGCGTCGGCCACATCCAGTTCCTGAACTGCCTGCCCCTCTACTGGGGGCTCGCGAGAACGGGCACGCTGCTCGATTTCGAGCTCACCAAGGACACCCCGGAGAAGCTCAGCGAGCGGCTGGTGCGGGGCGAGCTCGACATCGGCCCCATCACCCTCGTCGAGTTCCTCAGGCACGCCGACGAACTGGTCGCCTTCCCCGACATCGCGGTCGGCTGCGACGGCCCGGTGATGTCCTGCGTACTCGTCTCCCAGGTCCCGCTGGACCAGCTGGACGGAGCCAGGGTCGCCCTCGGCTCGACCTCCCGTACGTCCGTACGTCTCGCGCAGCTCCTGCTGTCGGAGCGGTACGGCGTCCAGCCGTCCTACTACACGTGCCCGCCCGACCTCAGCCTGATGATGCAGGAGGCCGACGCGGCGGTCCTGATCGGTGACGCCGCCCTGCGCGCCAACCTCCTCGACGGCCCGCGCTACGGCCTCGCGGTGCACGACCTGGGCACGCTGTGGAAGGAGTGGACGGGCCTGCCGTTCGTCTTCGCGGTCTGGGCGGCCCGCCGGGACTACCTGGAGCGCGAGCCCGTCCTCACACGCCAGGTCCACGAGGCCTTCCTCGCCTCCCGGGACCTCTCGCTCGACGAGGTCGGCAAGGTCGCCGAGCAGGCGGCCCGCTGGGAGGCCTTCGACGAGAGCGTCCTGGAGCGCTACTTCACGACCCTCGACTTCCGCTTCGGGGGACCGCAGCTGGAAGCGGTCACCGAGTTCGCGCGGAGGGTGGGGTCGACGACCGGGTTCGCGGCGGACGTGAAGGTGGATCTGCTGCAGCCGTAAGGAAGGTCGCCCGCGTACGGCACGGCATTACCCTGCTGGACAGTGCGGCACGGCGGGATGGCGCGGCACGCACGGGGACGGGTAGGGAACGGGGTAGTGGAACACGGGGGAGGTGCGGGCACCATGCAACCGCTCGGAGTCGATGAACCCACCGTCGTGGGGCCCTACCGGCTGCTGGGCCGGCTCGGCTCGGGCGGGATGGGCCGTGTCTATCTGGGCCGCAGCGCGGGCGGCCGTACTGTCGCGGTCAAGATCGTGCACCCGCACTTCGCGCTCGACGAGGAGTTCCGGGCCCGGTTCCGCCGGGAGGTGGAGGCGGCGCGGCGGGTGGGCGGCGCGTACACGGCACCCGTTCTGGACGCCGGCCCGGACGCACCGGTCCCGTGGGTCGCCACGGCCTACGCCGCGGGACCGTCCCTCGCCGCCGCGGTCGCCGACTCGGGCCCGCTCCCGGAGCATTCCGTACGGGTCCTCGGCGCCGGACTCGCCGAGGCGCTGTCGGCGGTGCACGGCCTGGACCTCGTGCATCGCGACGTCAAGCCGTCGAACGTCCTGCTGACCCTCGACGGCCCCCTCCTCATCGACTTCGGCATCGCCCGCGCGACGGACGGCACGGCCTCCCTGACCTCGACCGGCGTCTCCGTCGGCTCGCCCGGCTACATGTCGCCCGAGCAGATCCTCGGCAAGGGGGTCACGGGCGCGGCGGACGTCTTCTCGCTGGGTGCGGTACTGGCGTACGCGGCGACGGGATCGTCCCCGTTCCCCGGCGACTCCTCGGCCGCGCTCCTCTACAAGGTGGTCCACGAGGAGCCCGAACTGGGCGCGCTGTCGGGCGACTTGAGGGACATCGTGGCCGACTGCCTCTCGAAGGACCCGGCCGCCCGCCCGTCCCCCTCCACTCTTGCTTCCCGCCTCGCCGCGGAGGGTGCGGCGCGGCTGGTGACTGCGGGATGGCTGCCGGGACCGCTGGTGGAACAGGTCAGCCGCAGCGCGGTCCAGATCCTGAACCTGGAGGCGGCGGACGTGACGCCGTCGGGGGTGGTGGGCTTCAGCAGCCCTTCGGTGGGGGACTCCGGCTCCAACGGACCGGCGGTGGCGGAAGGCCCCCGAGCGACGCCGGCCCCGGCCGACTCCGCACCGCCCGTCGGCGTGTTCGGCCCCCCGGACCCGTCGTACGCGCCCTACGCGCCGCACGCATCCCAGTCACCCCATGCACCCCCGTCCGGCCCCCCGACCCATGTTCCGGAACCACACGACGCGGCGGGCCCGGACACCTCCCCCGGCAAGGTGTCCGTCAGCGTGGCCGCGACCTCCGTACCGACCGCCAACGGCCGTGGCCGCAGGCTGAGTTGCACGGTGGCGCTCGCGGTGGCGGGAGCGCTGGCGGCGGTGATGGTCGGCGGGGTGTTCGTGCTCGACCTGCTGCCGGGCGGGGACAACGACAGCGACAGTGGCAGCGACGCGGGCGGACCCGCCAACTCCCAGCCCGCGGCCACCCCGAGCGCGTCTGCGCCGAGCGCCTCCGGCACGGGCGGCAGCGACCTCTCCGCGATCCCCAGCTCCTACCTCGGCACCTGGGAGGGCGACGGCTTCGCCCTCGACGGCAAGCTGCCCATGGGTACGTTCCGCGTCACCGTCAGCCAGGCCGAGGTGGGCGACCAGCTCGGCACCTTCCGCCAGACCGACCTCATCGGCGGCATCTGCGACACCGACCTCGTCCTCAAGAAGGTCACACCCAAGCAACTGATCGCCACCAGCATCTCCAAGCCGTCCACGACCTCCGAGTGCACGACGGGCCGCCACGAGGTCCGCCTGATCCCGGTGGGCGACGACCTCCGCTACGAGACGGACAACGCGGACGCGGGAGATCCGGTGGCCCGGATGTCGAAGGTCGAATGAGCCGCTGAGCGGCATGGCCGGCGGTGTCGGTGTGGGCGTCGGACCGGGCGTCGGCGGCCTCTGACCGCCGACGCCCGAACCCTCCGCGCCGCTACAGCGGCACGGTCACCGTGACCGGTTCCCCGTTGCCCAGGTGGAGCATTCCCTTGCCCGGGGTGATCGGGCCGCCGACCATGCTGCGGGTGGTGCGGATGCCGATCAGTTCGCCGGCGCCGGAGTCCTGGGGGGAGAGGAGGATGCCGCGGCGGCCCTTCTTGGCCTCGACCTGCCACCCGGAGAAGCCGCTGCAGACCTCTTCCTCGTCGCCGCCGATGACGAGCGCGAGGCCGCGGTCGGCGCCGCGCTGGACGAGACGCTTCAACTCGCGCTCGCAGTCCGCGTCCTCCAGGACCTCGCCGTCGTCGACGACGACCACGATGGGCTCCTCGGGGGACGCCGACTCGATCGCCTCGTTGAAGTCGTCGCTCTCGATGTCGTCGTCGGTGAAGACCTTCAGCACGCCGTCCTGGCCGTCGAGTTCACGGAGAGGCGACGGGCGCGGGGCCGCGATGACGAGGCGTACGCCCTGGAGGAGGTACGAGCGGGCGAGGTTCAGCAGTGCAGTGCTGCGGCCCGACTTCGCGGGGCCCGCGACGACGAACGTCGGTACGCCCTGCGAGAGGTCCGGGCCGAAGGCCATGATGTCGTCGCCGCCGATACCGGCCAGACCCCACAGCTTGGACTGCGCGACCGCCGGGTCCCGCATCTCCCAGGCGTCCGCGAAACCGATGCGGGAGGGCAGGGAGTCCACCCGGAACGGGCGCCGGGCGCGCGGGACTTCGGCGTCCCGGGCCGCGGCCGCCTCGCCGATCGTGGCGAGCGCCGCCGCCTGCCCCTGACCGGTCAGGTCGTCGGACAGCAGCGCGAACTGCGTCTCGATCGCCGACTCGTTCT from Streptomyces sp. NBC_00258 includes:
- a CDS encoding cold-shock protein, which codes for MATGTVKWFNAEKGFGFIAQEGGGPDVFVHYSAINASGFRSLEENQAVTFDVTQGPKGPQAENVTPV
- a CDS encoding menaquinone biosynthetic enzyme MqnA/MqnD family protein translates to MDNSPESPEGRPGARPSRPRVGHIQFLNCLPLYWGLARTGTLLDFELTKDTPEKLSERLVRGELDIGPITLVEFLRHADELVAFPDIAVGCDGPVMSCVLVSQVPLDQLDGARVALGSTSRTSVRLAQLLLSERYGVQPSYYTCPPDLSLMMQEADAAVLIGDAALRANLLDGPRYGLAVHDLGTLWKEWTGLPFVFAVWAARRDYLEREPVLTRQVHEAFLASRDLSLDEVGKVAEQAARWEAFDESVLERYFTTLDFRFGGPQLEAVTEFARRVGSTTGFAADVKVDLLQP
- a CDS encoding serine/threonine-protein kinase; amino-acid sequence: MQPLGVDEPTVVGPYRLLGRLGSGGMGRVYLGRSAGGRTVAVKIVHPHFALDEEFRARFRREVEAARRVGGAYTAPVLDAGPDAPVPWVATAYAAGPSLAAAVADSGPLPEHSVRVLGAGLAEALSAVHGLDLVHRDVKPSNVLLTLDGPLLIDFGIARATDGTASLTSTGVSVGSPGYMSPEQILGKGVTGAADVFSLGAVLAYAATGSSPFPGDSSAALLYKVVHEEPELGALSGDLRDIVADCLSKDPAARPSPSTLASRLAAEGAARLVTAGWLPGPLVEQVSRSAVQILNLEAADVTPSGVVGFSSPSVGDSGSNGPAVAEGPRATPAPADSAPPVGVFGPPDPSYAPYAPHASQSPHAPPSGPPTHVPEPHDAAGPDTSPGKVSVSVAATSVPTANGRGRRLSCTVALAVAGALAAVMVGGVFVLDLLPGGDNDSDSGSDAGGPANSQPAATPSASAPSASGTGGSDLSAIPSSYLGTWEGDGFALDGKLPMGTFRVTVSQAEVGDQLGTFRQTDLIGGICDTDLVLKKVTPKQLIATSISKPSTTSECTTGRHEVRLIPVGDDLRYETDNADAGDPVARMSKVE